The Streptomyces sp. NBC_01463 DNA window CAGCCTCGTGCGAGACGGCTCCCTTCGCCCCTCCGGCGCGCTGGACAGCGGCAGCAGCGCGAAGGCGGGTGACGCCGGCTCCAAGTCGAACTCGCCCACGTCACCGGCAGCTCACCGAACGTCGGCAGGGCGGCGCATATAGGTGGCGGAGAGGTAGTGGGCAAGGAGGATCACCCCAGGGCTACGAGCGCTCGCTGCACCCGCCGCAGGGGGTCCCGGAGTCCATGGAGGCGGAGGCGCCGGCGATGACCGAGTCGAGCTTGTCTCGGGTGCGCGTGAGATCGGCGATGTGCTGGTCGATGTGACCGCGCTCCGCAGCCAGGCGGTCGAGGAGTTCGGGTGTGGCCCTGCCGTCGATGACGCAGGGGGTGAGTTCTGCGATGGTCCTGCTCGACAGGCCGGCGGTGAACAGCTCCCGAACCAGGAGGATCCGTGTGACCGCGGATTCCGGGTAGTGGCGCTGGCCGCTGTTGCTGCGTTCGGCGGTGAGCAGGTTCTGCTCCTCGTAGTACCGCAGGGCCCGGGTGCTGACGCCTGTGCGGCGGGCGAGTTCCCCAATGCGCATCCCGAGCTCCATGTGATCCACGCCACAACGACTTGCCTTTGACGTCAACGTCAAGTTTTAGCGTAGCCGACATCACCCGGGGGCTTTCGCCCGATACGTCTCGGGTCGACGCCGGACGCATCCTCGACCTCAAGACCACCTGACCCGCCACCCGCACCACGCCGGAGAGAAGCACGCACATGACCACCCACCGGACGACCGGGCTCACCGGCCCCGCTCCCACACCGATCATGACGGTCAAGCCGATCGCACTGCCCGCCCCCGAGCGCGGCCAGGACCTGCACGTACGCGTTTCCGCCCCGCTCACTGGTACACGCCTGCCGATCGTGCTCCTTGCACACGGGTTCGGCTCCGACCTGGACGGCTACGCACCTCTGGTCGACCACTGGTCCTCTCACGGCTTCGTGGTGATCCAAGCCACGCATCTCGACTCCAAGCGGGTCTCCATGGCTGCGGACGACCCCCGCAGGCCCCACCTGTGGCGCTACCGCCTGCGGGACATGAAACAGATCCTGGACGAGCTCAGGACACTGGAGACATCCGTGCCCGGCCTCTCCGGCCGGGTCGATCACAGCCGCGTCGTCGCAGCGGGCCACTCCTTCGGGGGCCAGACCGCGGGCATCCTCGTAGGCCTGCGCGTCACCGACCCCCGGACCGGCACCGCCGACGACCTGTCCGACTCCCGGGTCATGGCCAGCATCCAACTGGCCACGGCCGGCAAGGGCGGCGACGAACTGACCCCCTTCGCCCACGAGAACCTTCCCTGGCTCCGCGACCAGGACTTCTCCCACATCACCGCCCCCGGACTGGTGGTCGCCGGCGACAAGGACGACCTCCCGCTCACCACCCGGGGACCCGCCTGGACAAGCGACCCCTACACCCTCAGCCGCGGCAACAAGAGCCTGCTCACCGTCCACGGCGGCGAGCACTTCCTCGGCGGCATCTCCGGCTACCGGGCCGCAGAGACCACCGACGAGGACCCCAGCCGCGTCGCCCTCGTCCAGCAGGTCACCCTCGCCTACCTACGCCACATCACCGGCATCGACGACACCGACTGGCAGATCGCCCGCTCCGTCCTCGCCGAAGGTCACCCGCTGGGGCGATTGGAGAGCAAGTGACTCTCGGCGGTTGAATGCACGCCTTCGCCCACCCAGTGCCCCACCCGCCCCGCGTGGGTCGACCACACCGGCGCCCCTCTTGGATCAAAGAAGCAAGAATCAAAGAAGCAAGATCAGGGCCCGCATCTCAACCCCCACCTACGCTCTTCGGGTACGCGCCGGGCCGCGGTCTCACTCGCCGGTGAGGTCCTTCACGTACCGGTGGGCCGGCACCAGCACCGGCTCGTCCCGGCCGGGTGCGTGATGATCGAAGAGGCCCTCGTCCCGCCAGCCCTGACGTGCGTAGAAGCGGCGGGCACGGGAGTTGCCGGCCACCACTGCGAGCCAGGCCCGCCGGTAGCCGGCCGTCGCAACCCGTTCCTCGGCGGCGGACAACAGGGCGGAAGCGACGGCTGTGCCACGGTGAGGGGCATCGACGTAGACCTGCTCGACCTCGTCACCGGCCACCATGATGAAGCCCGCCACCTGGCCGCCCACTACGGCGACGACCGTATCCATGACGCGCTGTGCGGCACGTACGTCGAACGAGTTGCGGGGGCGGGCTTCGACCAATGCGTCGGGCACGTTGCCCAGGTGGCCGTCACCCCATCCCTGGTACCAGATGCCGGCGACGGCCTCGGCGTCGCCGGGACGTGCGGGCCTCAGTTCCAGGGGGCGGATATCGGGGCTCATGGGGTCATCCAACCGCATGAGCCTCCCGGATACCGCCCCCTTTCCGCGGCAGTCGGGCCCGCCCGAGCCGACCGCGAAGCCC harbors:
- a CDS encoding GNAT family N-acetyltransferase, translating into MSPDIRPLELRPARPGDAEAVAGIWYQGWGDGHLGNVPDALVEARPRNSFDVRAAQRVMDTVVAVVGGQVAGFIMVAGDEVEQVYVDAPHRGTAVASALLSAAEERVATAGYRRAWLAVVAGNSRARRFYARQGWRDEGLFDHHAPGRDEPVLVPAHRYVKDLTGE
- a CDS encoding MerR family transcriptional regulator, which translates into the protein MRIGELARRTGVSTRALRYYEEQNLLTAERSNSGQRHYPESAVTRILLVRELFTAGLSSRTIAELTPCVIDGRATPELLDRLAAERGHIDQHIADLTRTRDKLDSVIAGASASMDSGTPCGGCSERS
- a CDS encoding chlorophyllase; its protein translation is MTTHRTTGLTGPAPTPIMTVKPIALPAPERGQDLHVRVSAPLTGTRLPIVLLAHGFGSDLDGYAPLVDHWSSHGFVVIQATHLDSKRVSMAADDPRRPHLWRYRLRDMKQILDELRTLETSVPGLSGRVDHSRVVAAGHSFGGQTAGILVGLRVTDPRTGTADDLSDSRVMASIQLATAGKGGDELTPFAHENLPWLRDQDFSHITAPGLVVAGDKDDLPLTTRGPAWTSDPYTLSRGNKSLLTVHGGEHFLGGISGYRAAETTDEDPSRVALVQQVTLAYLRHITGIDDTDWQIARSVLAEGHPLGRLESK